The window CGGATTTCTCTATGAACTTGACGATCTTTAGTGCGTCAGCACTTGCAGTTGGTATATACCAACAGATCGTAAAATTGCTTTTATAATTGGCGAGAAGAATTTGGTTCCGTGCTTTGATTGCTCAGCTATATTATTTAGTGTTAAAAAAGTTAGTGGTTTTTGATGTCCTATTTCTTTGTTCAACTGTTTTGATTGGTATCCAGATTTGTATTGTTATTGCGCTTTCTATTTTCTTTCTTTATATTGTGGCACCAATTGTTATCTCTATCCATCATTCATTCATAAACTTTGACCTCATTCTAAGCAGTTGATGACTATGTTGTCTAAAGTGTTGAGTTTCAGTTTCCTTTCCTTTTTCGGCTTTACCGTTTTTGTTAGCTCTGTTTCTGAACACATCCCTCGAGCTGGTGAAGGAAGCAGAGGAAGCAGACATACACAAACCCCTTTGTGTACTTGATCTTTGGTTCATTTTCTTCTGGTCGAAACTCGATACAGTTTCTCTTGGAGCACCTGCATCTGCACCACCTCGACAACACCACACCTATTTGCATGTGAGACACTCCTCCATCCATGGTTGGTGTATGACAAAATAAGGATTTGCTTAGCATCTCTAAAATAAACGATTAAAATGTGCAAGAAGACGAAACCAAATTCAAAAAGACAACTGCACCAACCCCTATCCTACTATCCATTTCTGTTACTAAAATGATATCCGAGTAATCCAACTATCCAACCCTAAAAGGCTACACTTTTCAACAATTGGCGCGTCAAAAGGACGACGACGCCGTTTTGGAGTAGCCAGTCTCCCACTTACAGTTCCAAGTTCCAAAACCCGCTGCTGCCTATATAATAAACTCAGTGCTCCACTCTCCTCCACTTTTCTTCTTCTTTCTTCTTTCTTCTTCTTCTTCTTCCATGGCATCCGATACCGCCATTATCGCCTGGTACCCCTCTGCCCCTCCTTCACTTGGTTATTTACTTGCCTTGCCACTCACCACGCTTCGTTTGCTTCAGGGGCTCCGGAGAAGACGGGCAGTTGGGAATAGGGTGCAACGACGACAAGGAACTAGTCTGCGTTGTCACCGCCTTAGAGTCACAGACCGTTCGCTCTGTCGTCGCTGGCAGCCGAAACTCTCTCGCTATTTGTGATGATGGCAAGGTGGGTCCCTTTCTCTCTCTCTCTTCTCTTCTTGTTTTGATTTTGGTTTGTTGCGCTGAGAGTTTGGAGGGGTTTTGTGTGTTGTGGTGAGATTAGCTGTTTACATGGGGTTGGAATCAGAGAGGGACTTTGGGGCATCCACCCGAGAGCAAAACCGAGAACGTTCCCAGCCAAGTTGAAGCTCTGTCCAATGTTAAAATCGTTCAGGTAATTTCGTTTCACCGTGCTTACAAATTGGAGATAACATTGGTTGCTTGCTTTGTGTGATTCTGATGGAGGGTTGGTTTTTTTTTGGAATATGTAGGCTGCTATTGGTGGATGGCATTGTTTGGCTGTTGATGATCAAGGCCGTGCCTATGCCTGGGGTGTGTCTTCTTTCTAAGTGTTGTTATTTTTGTTATTTGCGAATTTGTATAGAAGAGAGAAGTGTAAAGAGTGGTTTTGGTGCAGGTGGAAATGAGTATGGACAGTGCGGTGAAGAACCTGAGCGCGACACTGGTAAACCTTTGAAGAGGGACATAGTGATTCCTCAGCGATGTGCGCCCAAACTTGTGGTTCGCCAGGTGAGTTGCTAGTGTGAGTTTTTGGTTCTATGCATGATAGGAACTGTTGGACATAGTTGCATTGTCTCAGTAAATATTTTCCTTTCCCACGTTGATACTGATTAGCGCAGTTGATGATAGTGTTGCCCCCAACTCATTTTGTCTGATCATTGAGTTATGGAAATGGATTTCAAAAACCTATTTAAAATGAAAATTCAGATGAAGCCAGTTTTCATTCTGATGCAACTATGGAAACGATCAGTAAATTTAGATTATATGGTTACTATTACCCATATGGGGCTTCTATAGTTTGCCCAAGGATGTTGGAATAAATTGGCATCTCTCTATTTTTGATATGCCTGCTTTCACATCCCAGGTAGCTGCTGGGGGTACTCACTCTGTGGTGCTTACACGTGAAGGGCATGTATGGACATGGGGTCAACCATGGCCTCCAGGAGACATGTATGTTGCCCTTAGTCTTAACTTTGTCAATTGTTTCTAAGCATCTTTCTTAGATAGCATAATGTACTGTATCAACCCTTTTATAGTTATAGTACCAACCTGCACGCAATTGAGAACTCATTGGAATATTATCAATACCATCATCTGTAATTTTTTCTTCTAAATTTCAGAAAACAAATTTCCACACCTGTACGAGTACAAGGTCTTGATAAGGTGAAGCTCATTGCAGTAGGGGCATTTCATAATTTGGCTCTCCAAGAGGATGGCACTTTATGGGCATGGGGTAACAACGAATACGGACAGCTTGGAACAGGGGATACGCAGCCGAGATCACAACCCATTCCTGTCAATGGACTTTCTGGTCTTACTTTGGTCTGTATTGCATTTTCCTATTTGTTTTCTTTCATTTCTTTTAGTCTTTTATGCTTAGCAGTTAACACCACTGTTTCATTATCTTAATTTCTTTTCGGTGTGCACCTTCTGGAATATGGTATTCACAAATATGTGGTGTTCTCCTGACCTAGTCATATTATACATAATTGTGTCATGTCATGAAGCAGTTTTTTAAGTATTGGTTTTATATATTTTCACTCCATGGAGCATTCTCCACAGCAACTGCAACCTAGCAGCAGGTGCTGAATTGGGGAAAAGGGGACTTTAGTTTTTAGTCAGGGGTGGGATATTGCTAGAGTAGCAAGTAAGCAATAGCTTGTGTTTGGGGCATCTGTACCTTAGCCTTCACATAGTACATAATAAAGTGGCTTCAGATTTGAAACATTCCTACCACATACTCAGGGTTAATTCTTGAAGCAATGCAATTGTTGCTCTTGTGCTTGTGTAGCGGTTAAATGTGTTAGAATGAGTCAACAGAATTAATCTTGTTTTAAATTTATGTTTACATCCTTGGAATATTTGATAAATTAAGGATTCAGAGGTTGTGTTAAAGACCAGCCAGCTCCATCCTGTCAGGCTGTCACTTTTATGCATAGATTCTTGTAAAACAATACTGGTGATGTAGCTACTTTACTTGATTATTCTTATTTATGCCATTTGCAAGTAAGAAACAGAAGATGCAATTGGGTAAATATCTTTATGAGCTTTGTTATTAGGTAGAAACCTCAGAGCCTCTCCTCACATTAGCCTATCTTGTGAGGCTAACTTTGACTTGCCCTTGTTCGTGATTTCCTTCTCATGTCATCTGGCTTTTATGTTTAAGACTTTATGTAGTCAATTGCTCACAACAAGATGGTTTTTTTTATGACTCATGTTATATGATTGTTTAACCTTTGTGCCACTGTAGGTGGATATTGCTGCTGGAGGATGGCATTCTACTGCACTAACAGATGATGGAGAGGTGACGATGACTCTCTCTTCCTTCTCACTCTTTACCGAAATACTATTATTATTATTTCTTACTTAAGCTCAATGTAGCTATAACGCTTTTCATTTGGATGAGTATAATCTATCAGTGCATTAATCTAAGGGTGGTTAGTCTTACTTCATAGCTAGCCAACTGTTTTCCGGTTCAGCTGCATAAAGTGAGGATTGAGGTTATAGCTGTTTACAGTCTTTCTTCTTTTTATTAGATAATGCATCCATCTTTGTCTGAGGTCAATTTTCCAATAATCTGAATATCCTGTATTGTTAACTTTCTACCTGCTTTAACAGAACTGTATTTCATTGCCTACATTTTTATACTGCAGGTCTATGGATGGGGCCGAGGGGAGCATGGTAGACTTGGTTTTGGTGACAATGATAAGAGTAGTAAAATGGTCCCCCAAAAGGTTCATCTTTTAGCTGGGGAGGACATTGTTCAGGTACCGATTTTATTGTTTTCCTTGCAACTCAGTTTTGGTAGAATGGTTGAAAAGGAGGAAAGAGATCATCATAGGGTGCCTGCCTAAGACATTATCTCATGACTTGAATATCACTTTTTGGCACTATGCCTATTAATCTTAGTCAGAATTCTGTCAATATTTCCTACCATCTGAAATGGACAATGATCCACTTGGCTTCTTCATCATTTGGTTTGAATAATCTATGAACTACACGTTTCCTTTGTCTTATCGTCAATTGTTTCTCTGACTGCTCTGAAGTTCCTGCTCACTGTAGTAGTAATCTCAACTATAACAGCTTGAGATAACTGTTTGCTTAATTCTGATATAGGTGTCTTGTGGAGGCACTCACTCTGCGGCATTAACACGTGATGGTCGCATTTTCTCGGTGAGAAACTCTTACTAATGCCATCAATATAGCTGAAAAATGCAAGCTCTCAGAATATCAATCTGTTTGACCTTGTTGGTCGGTTTCTCGTTCTGGTCTTCCAAATTTTAGATTTTCTATTTATATGTGGATCCGAAATCAACTGCATTTGTTTGTATTGGCAGTTTGGTCGAGGTGACCATGGACGTCTCGGGTATGGAAGGAAGGTGACAACTGGTCACCCGATGGAAGTCCCCATCGAACTCCCACCTAAAAATGTCACTGACGGTGAAGCCCATGGCCATTGGATTGCCAAACTTATTGCCTCTGGAGGACGCCATACTCTAGCAATAGTCGAATGGAAATCAGATGAAACAACTGAAAACGGTGACGCTTAATTTTTCAGTAACAAGAATAATTGATGTTTGGTTCTGCGTAACTGTACTGTTAAGATGAAATAGTAAACACAGCACCATATGAGGCATGATAAAATTACTAGATCTCTAAGAGAGCGAGTAGATTTGATCAGTCTCCAATTTTACAGTGAAAACTTCGCGAAAACTTAGTATTACTGCCGTAGTTTGTTTATGGAGATTGACTTTATAACATTATGCAATTTTTCCAACATTTTTTCATATTGCTGCATTCATTGGTATTTCTTTGATGCTCCGGCAAGCAAAATGTACATTGTAAAATACTAAAATTTACAAGTTACTAAAAGCACATTCACAAAACAAAGCGTAGCAATTAGGAGGCACATAGCTTATATAACAGTTGGTCCATATCTCCTCTTGAACATCCCAGTATTCAGTAGCACCAAGTACAGCAATTGACTTAGCAGTGAGATTGCAATAAAAAGTTCCAACGTTTGCTGAAAAATCACAAGCGTATTGGTTAATTTCGATTCAAACAACTAATTATTAAGCTTACCAATCTTGCTCAAAACTCTTACCAATCGTTTTCCTCGGTGTCCCCCTAATATGACCTCCTTGCATACAACACTGCATCAAAGACACTCACCCAAATTAGTAAATAAAAAGACCAGCAAACACTCACTTTAGTTTTGTTCCCAGTCCTTCGAAATTTGTCTTGGTTTGGAGTGAAATACCCGAAAGCAAGTGCTATCAGAGCCCAGGAAATGATGGCTACAGAAGCTGCAGCAGCATGGCTTTCGTGCTGCCATGCCCGTAGATGCATCATGCCTATGATCACAGAGCAAGCACCAAACGTTCCAGCAATAAGAGCAAAGATCAACATAAAGCTAGTCGATGTATTCCCTCCCAAATCTGCACCAAGTATCACACAGAATGGCCACCCCACGAGTTTATACTCATCAAAGCTCAGAATAGTGTAACCATTTAACGTACTGTAAAAAATGAAGTCTATGAACCAAGACAAATAACAAATACAGAGGATACGTACGCGGGTGATTTTGTTCGCCGTCGATGTACTTATCAAGTGACCAACCAGCCAATCCAACAACGATGACATGAACCACCAGGTTCACTGCTAGAAGAGGAGCCATGAAATTTTTGCCAACTCTTCCAAGCGCCATTGATAAAAGCTTAAGAACACAAAGCCACAGTTCAAATTTCAAGGCAGGGCCAAAGGGGGTCATCAAGGTTTATATTTAAGACATGGGTGATTCATGTTGATGCAGAAAAGGACACAGAGGTCTGTTTACGTGGTTTCTTGTTAGGACCCTCACCTACAAACGTGTCGCTGTTAAGGGCATGGTGCCTTTAAAGTTAAGATAAGCCCTGGAAAACTTCTTCAAGTCATGAAGAACAAAACGTAATCACTTGGATTCATGAACCGACTTGAATGGCACTTCTCTTATAATCATTCTTCCAAGTATCATAGTTGCAGCTTGGCCAAGAAATGACTTGAATCTTCATAATGTACGTGATGTGGATGCCGTTCTTTTTTCCACATTATACAATGGGACATGAGTGACAAACATCGATGGTATAAACGTACTGTATCAAAAAACCTTATGTATATATGGGCTAATATATTGTATCATTCTCTACCTAAATTCATATACACACTTAAGTTACGTCTACACAAAAGAGTCTGAAGCTAAGGCGTTGAGTGGAGGTTCAACAAAAAGAAGCAGAGAACTCAGAACAAGAACAAACACTGTGAAGAGAAAAAGTGATTTGCAGGGATCAGCGTATCGTCTAACAAGTGTGATTCCTTCCTCTTGGCCACTTGTTGAAGATGATGATGCATCGTCCAGTTGAAGACTAGGGCATGTCAAAAACCCATATGCTATTCCTGTCAATGCAGCTCCAAAATGTGTCCTGTAACGTTTACCCAACAAAGGGTGTCAAAGGCAATTTAGAAACTCACTACAAACCAACTTGTGGGCATGATAAAATGAGACAGCAATAATTCACACTATGAAAGGCATATAGTGAATCATACATCACACAGTAGTTGGTTTTAACCTTACCAGTCATCAATAGGACCAAAACTGCTCAATGTGAAGGTAAGAGCTGTAGTTATTATTGCCTTCTGGAACATACTCTCTGAGACTTCCTTTGCAATCATATCTTTGTTTTGGGTCTCATAGGTGAGCCAAGCTCCAATCATGGCAAATATCGGTCCCTGTGATCCATTTATGAACCTAGTCATGTAAGAAAAGGTATAACCCTGCATGGGAAACAGAAGTTCAATGCAAGAATAGAAGTTCAGGAGCTGCTTACAGTTCCACCGACAGTTGGTTCTGGTGTGTGAAGAAAGCTAATCAAATTCCCAGAGATTCCTCCAAGCATATAGATCAAGAAAAATGTGAATGAACCATAGCCTCTGCACACCTTAGGTCCGAATGTAACAAGTCCCCAAGAACCGATAGCTATATGAATGAGTCCGGCGTGCTGCA of the Fragaria vesca subsp. vesca linkage group LG6, FraVesHawaii_1.0, whole genome shotgun sequence genome contains:
- the LOC101293215 gene encoding uncharacterized protein LOC101293215, which translates into the protein MTPFGPALKFELWLCVLKLLSMALGRVGKNFMAPLLAVNLVVHVIVVGLAGWSLDKYIDGEQNHPHLGGNTSTSFMLIFALIAGTFGACSVIIGMMHLRAWQHESHAAAASVAIISWALIALAFGVVCKEVILGGHRGKRLQTLELFIAISLLSQLLYLVLLNTGMFKRRYGPTVI
- the LOC101292915 gene encoding probable E3 ubiquitin-protein ligase HERC4-like, encoding MASDTAIIAWGSGEDGQLGIGCNDDKELVCVVTALESQTVRSVVAGSRNSLAICDDGKLFTWGWNQRGTLGHPPESKTENVPSQVEALSNVKIVQAAIGGWHCLAVDDQGRAYAWGGNEYGQCGEEPERDTGKPLKRDIVIPQRCAPKLVVRQVAAGGTHSVVLTREGHVWTWGQPWPPGDIKQISTPVRVQGLDKVKLIAVGAFHNLALQEDGTLWAWGNNEYGQLGTGDTQPRSQPIPVNGLSGLTLVDIAAGGWHSTALTDDGEVYGWGRGEHGRLGFGDNDKSSKMVPQKVHLLAGEDIVQVSCGGTHSAALTRDGRIFSFGRGDHGRLGYGRKVTTGHPMEVPIELPPKNVTDGEAHGHWIAKLIASGGRHTLAIVEWKSDETTENGDA